From the Chloroflexus aurantiacus J-10-fl genome, one window contains:
- the sufU gene encoding Fe-S cluster assembly sulfur transfer protein SufU — protein sequence MDDIYREQILEHARHPRNFGHLPAPTVIREERNPLCGDQIRLELAITDDVITDVRFSGRGCAISQASASLLTEAIKGMPVAAAKQFSKDDLLDLIGIPLAHNPTRLKCALLSLKALKAGLYGVSQMDEDM from the coding sequence ATGGATGACATTTATCGCGAACAAATTCTCGAACATGCCCGTCATCCGCGCAACTTCGGTCATCTACCGGCACCGACGGTTATCCGCGAGGAGCGTAATCCGCTCTGCGGCGATCAAATCCGGCTGGAACTGGCGATTACCGATGATGTGATTACCGATGTGCGCTTCAGCGGGCGAGGGTGTGCGATCAGCCAGGCCAGTGCGTCACTCCTGACCGAAGCGATCAAGGGGATGCCGGTCGCTGCCGCCAAACAGTTTAGTAAGGATGATCTACTCGATTTAATCGGGATACCGCTGGCTCACAACCCAACCCGGCTCAAATGCGCCTTGCTTTCGCTGAAAGCCTTAAAGGCCGGCCTCTACGGGGTGAGCCAGATGGATGAAGATATGTAG
- a CDS encoding cysteine desulfurase produces MAILSQFDVLALRREFPILQQHVHGKPLAFLDSAASSQKPRRVIETLEDYYRRYNANVHRGVYRLSEEATFAYERARGKLARFINAASQREIIFVRNTTEAINLVAYAWGGANIRAGDRILLTMMEHHSNIVPWQLLAQRTGAELIYLPFDGQGRLVLDDLDRLLDERVKLVAFTHQSNVLGTINPVAPIVARARAVGARVLLDAAQSVPHMPVDVQALGIDFLAFSGHKMCGPTGIGVLWGRREVLQAMPPFLGGGSMIDLVELDHSTFAAIPARFEAGTPAIGEAIALGEAADYLQEVGLATIHQHEQELTAYALERLAAVPGITIYGPPAGPDRGGAISFSLEGVHPHDVAAVLDQEGVAVRAGHHCTQPLHRVLGVPATTRASFYLYNLPEEIDRLVAGLHKARQLFA; encoded by the coding sequence ATGGCTATCCTGTCTCAGTTCGATGTGCTTGCACTGCGACGAGAGTTTCCGATCTTGCAACAGCATGTTCACGGCAAGCCACTGGCCTTTCTCGACAGTGCCGCATCGTCACAAAAACCACGCCGGGTGATTGAGACGCTGGAAGATTATTACCGGCGCTACAATGCCAACGTTCATCGCGGTGTCTACCGCTTGAGCGAAGAGGCAACCTTTGCCTACGAGCGAGCACGGGGAAAGCTGGCACGCTTTATCAATGCTGCCAGTCAACGCGAGATCATTTTTGTTCGTAATACCACCGAAGCGATTAACCTGGTTGCTTATGCCTGGGGTGGGGCAAATATTCGCGCTGGTGATCGCATTTTGCTGACTATGATGGAGCACCACTCGAATATTGTGCCCTGGCAGTTGCTGGCGCAACGTACCGGTGCCGAGCTGATCTATCTGCCCTTCGATGGGCAGGGACGACTGGTACTTGATGATCTCGACCGTCTGCTCGACGAACGGGTAAAGCTGGTTGCCTTTACGCACCAATCGAACGTCTTGGGCACGATCAACCCGGTGGCACCAATTGTCGCCCGGGCGCGAGCAGTCGGAGCACGGGTCTTGCTCGACGCTGCCCAGAGTGTGCCGCATATGCCGGTTGACGTACAGGCGTTGGGTATTGATTTTCTGGCCTTTAGCGGCCACAAGATGTGCGGCCCAACCGGGATTGGCGTGCTGTGGGGCCGGCGTGAGGTGTTGCAGGCGATGCCGCCATTTCTGGGTGGTGGCTCAATGATCGACCTGGTCGAGCTTGATCACAGTACCTTCGCCGCGATACCGGCACGGTTTGAGGCAGGAACACCGGCAATCGGCGAAGCAATCGCTCTCGGCGAAGCAGCCGACTACCTGCAAGAGGTGGGATTGGCGACCATTCATCAGCACGAACAGGAACTGACCGCGTATGCACTTGAACGGCTGGCCGCCGTTCCCGGCATAACGATCTATGGGCCGCCGGCCGGGCCAGATCGCGGCGGTGCCATCAGCTTCAGCCTTGAAGGCGTCCATCCGCACGACGTGGCGGCGGTTCTGGATCAGGAAGGGGTTGCAGTACGTGCCGGCCATCACTGTACCCAGCCCCTGCATCGGGTATTAGGGGTACCGGCAACCACGCGGGCCAGCTTCTACCTGTACAACTTGCCCGAAGAGATTGATCGGCTGGTTGCCGGGTTGCACAAGGCACGACAGCTCTTTGCCTGA
- the sufD gene encoding Fe-S cluster assembly protein SufD, which translates to MTTTLPTLNEISAEFVVARSQAAGEPAWLTERRREAWAAFAQMNPPEWRRTDLSKLDPTTIAPADGAHATAIQWDPALSSQGVIFTTLAAALHSHEALIQRYMDTAVEPLKHKFSALRAALWQDGALLYVPKGVAIEVPLRLIYTLGADGVAIFPRTLVIVEPQASVTLIEEFTSPDLRAGSFAGPITEIFVGDGASVRFVSIQHWGTGVYHLGGQRAILQRDASLEWTSIQLGGQVQHIEAETTLVGNGSRLNWLGATFAADSQHLVIAPWMRHVGHNCESFMQFKTVVNDTAYSVFDGMIKIEHESAATSTRLEEHALHLSPKARNDSIPGLMISTNDVLKGGHASTSGDIDEEQLFYMQTRGIPRVEAQRMIVMGFFEPALETVPLEELRAELTAEIAAKI; encoded by the coding sequence ATGACGACAACACTCCCAACCCTAAACGAAATCAGTGCTGAGTTTGTTGTGGCCCGCTCGCAAGCGGCCGGCGAGCCAGCCTGGTTGACCGAGCGCCGGCGTGAGGCATGGGCTGCATTCGCGCAGATGAATCCACCAGAGTGGCGACGTACCGATCTGAGCAAGCTCGATCCGACGACGATTGCCCCTGCCGATGGCGCGCATGCAACTGCGATCCAGTGGGACCCGGCCCTGAGTAGCCAGGGTGTCATCTTCACCACGCTGGCTGCCGCCTTGCACAGCCATGAGGCACTGATTCAGCGTTACATGGATACGGCGGTTGAGCCGTTGAAGCATAAGTTTAGCGCCCTGCGCGCTGCGCTCTGGCAAGACGGTGCGTTGCTGTACGTGCCCAAAGGTGTGGCAATCGAAGTGCCACTGCGTCTGATCTACACGCTGGGCGCTGACGGGGTGGCAATCTTCCCGCGCACGCTGGTGATTGTCGAACCGCAGGCAAGTGTTACCCTCATCGAGGAGTTTACCTCGCCTGATCTGCGTGCCGGTTCGTTTGCCGGCCCCATTACCGAAATCTTTGTCGGTGATGGCGCCAGTGTGCGCTTTGTCAGCATTCAGCACTGGGGCACCGGTGTGTACCATCTGGGTGGGCAGCGGGCAATCTTGCAGCGCGATGCCAGCCTGGAGTGGACATCCATTCAACTCGGCGGGCAGGTGCAGCATATAGAAGCTGAAACGACACTGGTGGGCAATGGCTCGCGGCTGAACTGGCTTGGGGCAACATTTGCTGCCGATAGTCAGCATCTGGTTATCGCGCCCTGGATGCGCCACGTCGGACACAATTGCGAGAGCTTTATGCAGTTTAAGACGGTGGTCAACGATACCGCGTACAGTGTGTTCGACGGCATGATCAAGATCGAGCACGAGTCGGCGGCTACCAGTACCCGGCTGGAAGAGCATGCTCTTCACCTCAGTCCCAAGGCACGGAACGACAGTATTCCCGGCCTGATGATTAGCACGAATGACGTGTTGAAGGGTGGCCATGCTTCAACCAGCGGTGATATTGACGAAGAGCAGCTCTTCTATATGCAAACCCGCGGTATTCCACGGGTAGAAGCGCAACGCATGATCGTGATGGGTTTCTTCGAGCCGGCACTTGAAACGGTGCCGCTGGAAGAGCTGCGGGCTGAGCTGACGGCAGAGATTGCAGCCAAAATCTAG
- a CDS encoding AAA family ATPase: MTEERTMKLAIRGDKNPLDLVEKRLREQIFGQERAIESVIRVLNRSRFGFSAGNSRRPRATLLFLGPTGVGKTATARALAELLRPDGSAFLKIDCSLFSQGHEVSALVGAPPSYVGRDQKPLLNPDIIEQENSVVLFDEIEKGQPELWNLLLQVMEDGEILLLNGGRRVSFQQSIVIFTTNVGAKEMVDFLDRRTIGFRTPHKDVEATGREIYQIGFEALQKVFQPEWINRLDEIIAFRPLSAETLSHVFDRMIAECNQQYLRYAIQLRVTPEAKEYLLNKGFDSRFGARPLRQRILKDIESPLSDLLASGGIPAGSLVELRYTGIDQHGQALEFYYTEAPELIERAEELRQRDLQRIAVGQSDGPQPPSISLTHERSNAAEGGIFTTRGPRVTPRRDPHFGDK; the protein is encoded by the coding sequence ATGACAGAAGAGCGCACCATGAAACTGGCCATCCGCGGTGATAAAAATCCTCTTGATCTGGTAGAGAAACGTCTACGCGAACAGATTTTTGGCCAGGAACGCGCCATCGAAAGCGTGATTCGCGTCTTAAACCGTTCACGGTTCGGGTTTTCAGCAGGCAATAGCCGTCGTCCGCGGGCGACACTCCTCTTCCTTGGCCCGACGGGCGTTGGCAAAACAGCTACTGCCCGGGCACTGGCCGAACTGCTCCGCCCGGATGGCAGTGCATTTCTCAAGATTGACTGCTCGCTCTTTAGCCAGGGCCACGAGGTGAGTGCACTGGTTGGTGCGCCGCCGAGTTATGTAGGGCGCGACCAGAAACCGTTGCTCAATCCCGACATTATCGAACAAGAGAACAGTGTTGTCCTATTCGATGAGATCGAGAAGGGACAACCTGAACTGTGGAACCTCCTGTTGCAAGTGATGGAAGATGGCGAGATTCTTCTGCTCAATGGTGGCCGACGGGTGAGTTTTCAGCAGAGTATTGTTATTTTCACCACCAATGTCGGTGCTAAAGAGATGGTTGATTTTCTTGATCGGCGCACAATTGGATTCCGTACCCCCCATAAAGATGTTGAAGCGACCGGCCGTGAAATCTATCAAATCGGGTTTGAAGCCTTGCAAAAGGTCTTTCAGCCGGAATGGATCAACCGGCTCGATGAGATTATTGCATTCCGCCCGCTTTCTGCCGAAACACTCAGCCATGTATTCGACCGGATGATTGCCGAATGCAATCAACAATATCTCCGCTATGCCATTCAATTGCGCGTCACACCCGAAGCAAAGGAGTATCTCCTCAATAAAGGGTTTGATTCGCGTTTTGGCGCTCGGCCACTGCGACAACGCATCTTGAAAGACATAGAGTCGCCCCTGTCCGATCTTCTTGCCTCGGGCGGTATCCCTGCCGGTAGCCTGGTCGAATTGCGCTACACCGGCATTGATCAGCACGGGCAGGCGCTGGAGTTCTACTATACCGAAGCACCAGAATTGATTGAGCGTGCGGAAGAACTGCGTCAGCGCGACCTGCAACGGATCGCTGTTGGGCAGAGTGACGGCCCCCAACCACCAAGTATCAGCCTGACCCACGAACGCAGTAATGCAGCCGAAGGGGGTATTTTCACCACACGCGGCCCACGAGTCACACCACGCCGCGATCCTCACTTTGGCGACAAATGA
- a CDS encoding iron-sulfur cluster assembly scaffold protein, producing the protein MSEPVSHQDAIERLLDHYRQPRHYGELPDAITYSGGVPDCGDTLTVYLRVAPNGRLTDLQFTGQGCSVSVGTASILIEQLQGATVADLLALDETAAVQIVGSEVFQARPHCATLIFRTLKAAARLVERQA; encoded by the coding sequence GTGTCTGAACCAGTTTCACACCAGGATGCAATCGAACGTCTGCTCGATCATTACCGCCAGCCTCGTCACTACGGCGAGCTGCCCGATGCGATAACCTACAGCGGTGGTGTACCTGATTGTGGTGATACGCTCACCGTCTATCTGCGGGTTGCGCCCAACGGCCGGCTTACCGATTTGCAATTTACCGGTCAGGGGTGTAGTGTCAGTGTTGGCACAGCATCAATCCTGATCGAGCAGTTGCAGGGGGCAACGGTAGCCGATCTGCTGGCACTCGACGAAACAGCAGCAGTGCAGATTGTGGGAAGTGAGGTCTTTCAGGCCCGGCCCCATTGTGCTACCCTGATATTCAGAACGTTAAAGGCCGCAGCACGACTGGTCGAGCGTCAGGCGTAA
- the sufC gene encoding Fe-S cluster assembly ATPase SufC has translation MSNDLIIKDLYARIGDKEILRGVNLTVRQGTVHAIMGPNGSGKSTLSYIIAGHPSYEVTGGEIWYKGHNLLELEPDERSRLGVFLAFQYPVAVPGVTVANFLRSAINAHRAEEGKDPKETAIPAAEFRKLLREGLNLLDMDESFARRYLNDGFSGGEKKRLEILQMMLLKPTMAVLDETDSGLDIDALRIVANGVNRLAGPHMGVLVITHYQRLLNYIKPDVVSVMMDGRIVREGGPELALELEEKGYDWLREELTGAA, from the coding sequence ATGAGCAACGATCTGATCATCAAAGATCTCTACGCCCGGATTGGCGACAAAGAGATTCTGCGCGGTGTCAATCTGACCGTGCGCCAGGGCACAGTTCACGCCATTATGGGGCCGAATGGCAGTGGCAAGAGCACTCTGTCATACATCATCGCCGGTCATCCATCCTATGAGGTGACCGGGGGCGAAATCTGGTACAAAGGCCACAATCTGCTCGAACTCGAGCCGGATGAGCGCAGCCGCCTGGGTGTCTTCCTCGCATTCCAGTATCCGGTAGCGGTGCCGGGTGTGACGGTGGCGAATTTCCTGCGTTCGGCCATTAACGCGCACCGTGCCGAGGAGGGCAAAGACCCCAAAGAGACGGCAATTCCCGCCGCCGAGTTCCGCAAACTGTTGCGTGAGGGCTTGAATCTGCTCGATATGGACGAGAGCTTCGCCCGTCGTTATCTCAATGATGGCTTTAGCGGTGGCGAAAAGAAGCGGCTTGAGATTTTGCAGATGATGTTGTTAAAGCCAACAATGGCTGTACTTGATGAGACTGACTCAGGTCTTGATATTGATGCGTTGCGGATCGTTGCCAATGGTGTCAATCGGCTGGCAGGGCCGCACATGGGGGTCCTGGTGATTACCCACTATCAGCGCCTGCTGAATTACATCAAGCCCGACGTGGTCTCGGTGATGATGGATGGCCGGATCGTCCGCGAGGGTGGTCCTGAGCTGGCGCTGGAGCTGGAAGAGAAGGGTTACGATTGGCTCCGCGAAGAGCTGACCGGTGCAGCATAG
- a CDS encoding sulfurtransferase: MSGYAHPEALVETQWVADHLNDPNVRIVESDEDLLLYDTGHIPGAVKIDWVQDLNDPVVRDYLDSDRFAALMRVKGISNDTTVVLYGDKHNWWATYAFWVFKLFGHRDVRIMNGGRAKWIAEGRPLTREVPSYPPGNYVAPPRNDAEIRAFRDQVLEFVRQRKGVLVDVRSPQEYTGERTHMPDYPQEGTLRGGHIPTAVNIPWARAVNEDSTFKSVEELRELYAAQGVTPDKEVIAYCRIGERSSHTWFVLTYLLGFPNVRNYDGSWTEWGNSVGLPIEKNV; the protein is encoded by the coding sequence ATGAGCGGTTACGCCCATCCCGAAGCACTGGTCGAGACCCAGTGGGTCGCCGATCACCTCAATGATCCCAATGTTCGCATCGTCGAGAGCGATGAAGATCTGTTGCTGTACGATACCGGTCACATTCCCGGCGCGGTGAAGATTGACTGGGTGCAAGACTTGAACGATCCGGTTGTTCGTGATTATCTTGACTCTGATCGGTTTGCCGCACTGATGCGGGTAAAGGGCATCAGTAACGATACTACGGTCGTTCTGTACGGTGATAAGCACAACTGGTGGGCAACCTATGCCTTTTGGGTCTTTAAACTCTTCGGTCATCGTGATGTGCGCATTATGAACGGTGGGCGGGCGAAGTGGATTGCTGAGGGTCGTCCGTTGACGCGCGAAGTTCCCTCGTATCCACCAGGAAATTATGTCGCGCCACCGCGCAATGACGCTGAAATTCGGGCATTTCGCGATCAGGTGCTGGAGTTTGTCCGTCAGCGCAAAGGTGTTCTGGTCGATGTCCGTAGCCCGCAAGAGTATACCGGCGAACGCACCCATATGCCCGATTATCCGCAAGAGGGCACGCTACGCGGCGGCCACATTCCCACCGCGGTCAACATTCCCTGGGCCAGGGCGGTGAATGAGGATAGCACCTTCAAGAGCGTCGAGGAGCTACGCGAGTTGTACGCCGCTCAGGGTGTTACCCCCGACAAAGAGGTTATCGCCTACTGCCGGATTGGTGAGCGGAGCAGCCATACCTGGTTTGTGCTGACCTACTTGCTGGGCTTCCCCAATGTCCGCAATTACGATGGGAGCTGGACGGAGTGGGGCAACAGCGTTGGTCTGCCCATCGAGAAGAATGTGTAG
- a CDS encoding non-heme iron oxygenase ferredoxin subunit, giving the protein MQLVEVCTLDDVPVGSGRAFTVGGRRIAIFRVAEHDVYALDDLCSHDEASLSEGDLDTEELCVECPMHGSLFDLRTGKPRTLPAFAPVATYRSEVRDNRVFVEFSD; this is encoded by the coding sequence ATGCAACTGGTTGAGGTTTGTACACTCGACGATGTCCCGGTAGGTAGTGGTCGCGCATTTACCGTTGGCGGGCGCCGGATCGCCATCTTTCGGGTGGCAGAGCACGATGTCTACGCGCTCGACGATCTCTGTTCACACGACGAAGCTTCGTTGAGCGAGGGTGACCTTGATACGGAAGAGTTGTGCGTCGAGTGTCCGATGCACGGTTCACTGTTTGATTTGCGCACCGGCAAACCCCGCACCCTGCCCGCGTTTGCCCCGGTCGCCACTTACCGCAGTGAGGTACGTGACAACCGGGTATTTGTTGAGTTTTCTGATTAA
- the sufB gene encoding Fe-S cluster assembly protein SufB, protein MVAEAVNLQFDYSRYGFRQEERYVYKAPKGLNERIVRELSGMKGEPEWMLKRRLRALEIFNKKPTPLVGTWANPELAELNYDDIHYFVRANERPQTDWDAVPPEIKNTFERLGIPEAERKFLAGVGAQYESEVVYHSLREEWAKQGVIFLDTDTALKEYPEFFKEYFGTIVPAADNKYAALNTAVWSGGSFVYVPKGVKVDIPLQAYFRINAERMGQFERTLIIIDEGAEAHYIEGCTAPIYSTNSLHSAVVEVIVKKGGKFRYTTIQNWANNIFNLVTKRAVAYEEASMEWVDGNIGSKLTMKYPSVYLMGRKARGEVLSVAYAGRGQHQDAGAKMIHLAPETTSRITNKSVSKDGGKTTYRGLAKVAPGAYGAKINVNCDALILDEHSASDTIPYIEIEEDRCTLAHEATVGRIGAEQLFYLMSRGISESDALSMIVLGFMEPFTRELPMEYAVELNRLIQLEMEGSVG, encoded by the coding sequence GTGGTTGCTGAAGCAGTCAATTTGCAATTCGATTACTCGCGCTATGGTTTCCGTCAGGAAGAGCGCTATGTCTATAAAGCACCGAAAGGTCTCAACGAGCGGATCGTGCGCGAACTCTCCGGGATGAAGGGTGAACCGGAGTGGATGCTCAAGCGCCGTCTGCGCGCACTCGAGATCTTCAACAAGAAGCCTACACCTCTGGTGGGCACCTGGGCCAATCCTGAACTGGCCGAACTGAACTACGACGATATTCACTACTTCGTCCGCGCCAACGAGCGTCCACAGACCGACTGGGATGCCGTGCCGCCGGAGATCAAGAACACCTTCGAGCGTCTGGGTATTCCCGAAGCCGAGCGGAAGTTCCTGGCCGGTGTCGGTGCCCAGTATGAGTCGGAAGTGGTCTATCACTCGCTGCGTGAGGAGTGGGCAAAGCAGGGTGTGATCTTCCTCGATACCGACACAGCCCTGAAAGAGTACCCCGAATTCTTCAAAGAGTACTTCGGGACGATTGTGCCGGCGGCAGACAACAAGTATGCTGCGCTCAATACTGCGGTCTGGTCGGGTGGCTCGTTCGTCTACGTGCCAAAGGGAGTGAAGGTTGATATTCCGCTCCAGGCCTATTTCCGCATCAACGCCGAGCGCATGGGGCAGTTCGAGCGAACGCTGATCATTATCGATGAGGGAGCCGAGGCGCACTACATTGAGGGTTGTACAGCACCGATCTACAGCACCAACTCGCTCCACTCGGCAGTGGTCGAGGTGATTGTGAAGAAAGGTGGCAAGTTCCGCTACACCACGATTCAGAACTGGGCCAACAACATCTTCAATCTGGTCACCAAGCGAGCGGTGGCCTACGAAGAGGCCAGCATGGAGTGGGTGGACGGTAATATCGGCTCGAAGCTGACCATGAAGTACCCGTCGGTTTACCTGATGGGACGCAAGGCACGCGGCGAGGTGCTCTCGGTAGCGTATGCCGGACGTGGTCAGCATCAGGACGCCGGTGCCAAGATGATACACCTGGCCCCGGAAACCACCTCACGCATTACCAACAAGTCGGTGAGCAAGGATGGTGGTAAGACAACCTACCGTGGGCTGGCGAAGGTGGCACCCGGCGCTTACGGCGCGAAGATCAACGTCAACTGTGACGCGCTGATCCTGGACGAGCATTCAGCCTCGGATACGATTCCGTATATCGAGATTGAAGAGGATCGCTGCACGCTGGCCCACGAGGCAACCGTTGGTCGGATCGGTGCCGAACAGCTCTTCTACCTGATGAGCCGCGGTATCTCCGAGTCGGATGCCCTCTCGATGATCGTGCTCGGCTTCATGGAGCCATTCACCCGCGAACTGCCGATGGAGTACGCGGTTGAGCTGAACCGCCTGATCCAGCTCGAAATGGAAGGGTCGGTCGGCTAA
- a CDS encoding PLP-dependent cysteine synthase family protein has translation MTTLLDLVGQTPLLPLHHVLDLPAGVELYGKAEWYNPGGSVKDRPALWMIRDGERRGLLRPGVRIADATSGNTGIAYATIGAALGYGVTLAMPANASIERRRILRALGAELILTDPAEGMDAAITTIRQLVAEHPDRYFYPDQYSNPANPQAHYETTGPEIWQQTDGRVTHFVAALGTSGTFMGTSRRLREYNPAIRLIAVQPDSPYHALEGVKHMASTRIVPAIYRPEQADAIVEVRSEDAFAMARHLARRAGLLVGISAAANVVAAARVAREVGQGVVVTILCDSANRYLSERFWEEPGFAEGAGI, from the coding sequence ATGACGACTCTGCTCGATCTTGTTGGTCAAACACCGTTGTTGCCGCTCCACCACGTGCTCGATCTGCCGGCTGGCGTTGAGCTGTACGGCAAGGCGGAGTGGTACAATCCCGGTGGTTCGGTAAAGGATCGGCCCGCGCTATGGATGATTCGCGACGGCGAGCGGCGCGGTTTGTTGCGACCGGGGGTTCGCATCGCCGATGCAACTAGCGGTAACACCGGGATCGCTTACGCTACGATTGGCGCAGCGCTCGGCTATGGGGTGACGCTGGCGATGCCGGCCAATGCCAGCATCGAACGACGGCGGATTCTCCGTGCGCTTGGCGCTGAACTGATCCTGACCGATCCGGCTGAGGGAATGGATGCTGCGATCACGACCATCCGGCAACTGGTGGCCGAACATCCTGACCGCTACTTTTACCCCGATCAATACAGCAATCCGGCCAATCCCCAGGCGCACTACGAGACAACCGGCCCGGAGATCTGGCAACAGACTGATGGCCGTGTCACCCATTTTGTGGCAGCATTGGGCACCAGTGGTACGTTTATGGGTACCAGTCGACGATTGCGCGAGTATAACCCCGCCATTCGTCTGATCGCCGTTCAGCCTGATAGCCCGTACCACGCACTGGAGGGAGTGAAGCATATGGCTTCCACTCGGATCGTGCCCGCGATTTACCGGCCCGAACAGGCCGATGCAATTGTGGAAGTGCGGAGCGAAGACGCTTTTGCCATGGCCCGGCATCTGGCGCGCCGGGCGGGATTGCTGGTGGGAATTTCAGCAGCCGCAAATGTGGTGGCCGCAGCACGGGTCGCTCGTGAAGTCGGTCAGGGTGTGGTTGTGACCATTCTTTGCGATAGTGCGAATCGCTATCTCAGTGAGCGCTTTTGGGAAGAACCGGGTTTCGCCGAAGGCGCCGGTATTTAG
- a CDS encoding MoaD/ThiS family protein, with amino-acid sequence MAVTVTIPTALRQYAGGNASVSLEASDVGGLIRGLVELYPALGRHLLDDQGRLRSFVNLYVGDEDIRYLDGEATPLRDGDTVSIIPAIAGGGQP; translated from the coding sequence ATGGCGGTGACAGTGACAATTCCAACAGCTCTGCGCCAGTATGCCGGCGGTAATGCGAGCGTGAGTCTGGAGGCCAGCGATGTCGGTGGCCTGATTCGTGGTCTGGTCGAGCTGTATCCGGCGTTGGGTCGCCATCTGCTCGATGATCAGGGCCGTTTGCGCAGTTTTGTCAATCTGTACGTTGGCGATGAGGATATTCGCTATCTCGATGGCGAGGCGACACCCCTGCGCGATGGCGATACGGTGAGCATTATTCCGGCAATCGCCGGAGGAGGACAGCCATGA
- a CDS encoding helix-turn-helix transcriptional regulator, with amino-acid sequence MDTTRYPSDSPAGIILRYLQRHARATVKELADLIGVSTTAVRDHLVHLQAEGMVEVTSERSGPGRPRLVYSLSEKAQKSFPKQYDRLISTLLRELIELEGEGKVEQLLDRVSQRLASEYADRMAGSDVAARLNELRALLEQRGVPAEIDPEGDVLRLFACPYYDVAADYPEVCSMERRMIEYVLGEKLVLEDTIRAGAHNCRFVLRPQDIPLTMTPPAADPTTEV; translated from the coding sequence ATGGATACCACACGTTACCCGTCCGACAGTCCAGCCGGCATCATCTTACGCTACTTACAGCGTCATGCCAGGGCCACAGTAAAAGAACTTGCTGATTTGATCGGTGTCAGTACGACAGCCGTTCGCGATCATCTTGTGCATTTACAGGCCGAAGGCATGGTCGAGGTTACCAGTGAGCGAAGTGGGCCGGGTCGTCCGCGATTGGTGTATAGCTTGTCTGAAAAGGCTCAAAAATCCTTCCCCAAGCAGTATGATCGGCTCATCAGCACCTTGCTGCGCGAGCTGATCGAGCTGGAAGGGGAGGGCAAGGTCGAGCAGTTGCTTGATCGGGTCAGCCAGCGCCTGGCGAGTGAGTATGCCGACCGTATGGCAGGCTCAGATGTAGCTGCACGCCTGAATGAGCTGCGGGCATTACTTGAACAGCGTGGCGTGCCGGCGGAAATTGATCCGGAAGGCGATGTGTTACGCCTGTTCGCCTGCCCGTACTACGATGTGGCAGCCGATTATCCCGAGGTCTGTTCAATGGAGCGGCGGATGATCGAGTATGTCCTGGGCGAGAAGCTGGTGCTCGAAGATACGATTCGAGCCGGAGCGCATAATTGCCGCTTCGTCCTGCGTCCACAAGATATTCCGCTGACCATGACACCTCCGGCTGCTGATCCGACGACTGAGGTATAA
- a CDS encoding M67 family metallopeptidase: protein MTLIIPDQAAAAIAAHAEATYPDECVGLLVGTLNGEKKTVLQVVTLENRWSGQVQLAATDNPHSRRDRFYLDPRDYLRVDRETRAAGYEIIGCYHSHPDAEAVPSERDRIGAQAIGGSGFSFVIQSVHNGVATALHSWLLVNEGTRFIAEEVRIITTGNGK, encoded by the coding sequence ATGACACTCATTATTCCTGATCAGGCCGCAGCAGCAATCGCTGCCCACGCTGAAGCAACGTATCCCGATGAATGTGTGGGCTTGCTGGTGGGCACCCTCAATGGCGAAAAGAAAACTGTCCTACAGGTTGTAACCCTGGAAAATCGCTGGAGCGGCCAGGTTCAACTGGCTGCAACCGATAATCCGCATTCGCGCCGGGATCGGTTTTACCTCGATCCACGTGATTACTTGCGGGTGGATCGCGAAACACGTGCCGCCGGTTATGAAATTATCGGCTGTTATCACTCTCACCCCGATGCCGAGGCCGTGCCATCGGAACGAGATCGCATAGGCGCCCAGGCTATCGGTGGGTCAGGATTTTCATTTGTCATCCAATCGGTACATAACGGTGTGGCAACGGCCTTACATTCCTGGTTGCTGGTGAATGAAGGAACACGATTTATTGCAGAAGAGGTGCGCATCATCACGACCGGGAATGGCAAATAA